In a single window of the Vicingaceae bacterium genome:
- the rpmB gene encoding 50S ribosomal protein L28, with product MSGNNVSHSNRKTKRKFLPNLHVKRFYLPSEDKWITLKVSSAGLRVINKKGIEQAIKEAREKGFIK from the coding sequence ATGAGCGGGAATAATGTGTCGCATTCAAACCGTAAAACAAAACGTAAATTTTTACCCAATTTACATGTAAAAAGATTTTATTTGCCAAGCGAAGATAAATGGATAACGCTAAAAGTATCTTCCGCAGGTTTACGTGTAATTAACAAAAAAGGCATTGAACAGGCCATTAAAGAAGCCCGCGAAAAAGGATTTATAAAATAA
- a CDS encoding glycosyl transferase, with translation MRILVNTRLFKHKKTDGISRFMAEILPRLVRQRSGDEFIFLFDRPFSKKYTFDSNVKAVFFPLPTINSRTIEFWFDYVLPLFVRYYRPHIVFSPDGFIHQKVGQETLINTVHDVNFLSNPQWIPQKFRKFYTSTVPRYIRASDTIITVSHFSKQEIIKFFPEKKDNICVVYNGLTKFHATSIPSNIKIKLQKPFFLYAGSLHERKNISNTIKAFLQFNQSIGNKFLFVLAGKQFFEKTALTYPDVMFIENPSDDILAGLYQQCMALVNFSFYEGFGLPVIEAMQFNKPLLLSDIPVFREITSGYAIYSDPYSIDSMKIGFEKIMQNEITSVLIKQYPAILRNFDWDIAAQKINKIFDHVK, from the coding sequence TTGCGTATATTGGTAAATACAAGGCTTTTCAAACATAAAAAAACAGATGGCATTAGTCGTTTTATGGCTGAGATTCTTCCCAGATTGGTACGGCAACGATCCGGTGACGAATTTATTTTTTTATTTGACAGGCCTTTCTCAAAAAAGTACACTTTTGATTCAAATGTAAAAGCAGTTTTTTTTCCCCTCCCAACCATTAATAGCAGGACCATTGAATTTTGGTTTGATTATGTTCTGCCTTTATTCGTCCGATATTATCGTCCACATATTGTTTTCTCTCCCGATGGTTTTATACATCAAAAAGTTGGACAAGAAACTTTAATCAATACTGTACACGATGTCAATTTTCTTTCCAATCCTCAATGGATTCCGCAGAAATTCAGGAAATTTTACACATCAACCGTTCCCCGTTATATCCGGGCAAGCGACACCATCATTACCGTCAGCCATTTTTCCAAACAGGAAATAATTAAATTTTTTCCTGAAAAAAAAGATAACATTTGTGTTGTCTACAACGGATTAACAAAATTTCATGCTACTTCTATCCCATCAAACATTAAAATTAAATTACAAAAACCCTTTTTTTTGTATGCCGGTTCGCTGCACGAAAGAAAAAATATAAGCAACACCATCAAAGCATTTTTGCAGTTTAACCAATCTATCGGAAACAAATTTTTATTCGTGCTGGCAGGCAAGCAATTTTTTGAAAAAACTGCTTTGACCTACCCGGATGTAATGTTTATTGAAAATCCTTCGGATGATATTTTGGCCGGTTTGTATCAACAATGCATGGCATTAGTCAATTTTTCATTTTATGAAGGTTTTGGATTGCCTGTAATTGAAGCTATGCAATTTAACAAGCCCTTGTTGTTAAGCGACATTCCGGTTTTTAGGGAAATTACTTCAGGATATGCCATTTATTCAGACCCTTATTCTATAGATTCCATGAAAATTGGTTTTGAAAAAATCATGCAAAACGAAATAACCTCTGTTTTGATAAAACAATATCCGGCAATTTTACGGAATTTTGATTGGGACATTGCAGCACAAAAAATCAATAAGATTTTTGATCATGTCAAATAA
- the rnhB gene encoding ribonuclease HII produces the protein MSNKLIIQYSSVMEAGVDEAGRGCLAGPVVAAAVILNPRYDWSMMNDSKKLTSKQRTNLSNYIKQHALAWSIAIVDNMVIDRVNILQATYAAMHQAIEKLSETPELILVDGNRFKPFKNIPYHCIVKGDSKVASIAAASILAKTERDLIMQKLHVKYPVYQWDKNKGYGTENHRNAILNYGLSPYHRRSFNCFGDGQLKLEF, from the coding sequence ATGTCAAATAAATTGATAATCCAGTATTCTTCGGTAATGGAAGCCGGCGTCGATGAAGCCGGGCGCGGATGCCTTGCCGGGCCGGTTGTGGCAGCAGCGGTGATTTTAAACCCCCGTTACGATTGGTCAATGATGAACGATTCAAAAAAACTCACCTCAAAACAAAGAACAAATTTAAGCAACTATATAAAACAACATGCGCTTGCATGGTCAATAGCTATTGTAGACAACATGGTCATAGACCGAGTGAATATACTTCAGGCAACTTATGCCGCTATGCATCAAGCCATCGAAAAATTGTCCGAAACTCCCGAATTGATTCTTGTTGACGGCAATCGTTTCAAACCATTCAAAAACATACCCTATCATTGCATTGTCAAAGGCGACAGTAAAGTTGCGTCCATAGCAGCGGCTTCGATCCTGGCCAAAACCGAAAGAGATCTGATAATGCAAAAACTCCATGTAAAATATCCTGTTTACCAATGGGACAAAAACAAAGGATATGGCACTGAAAATCACCGCAATGCCATCTTAAATTACGGATTATCTCCTTATCACCGGCGGTCGTTTAATTGCTTTGGCGATGGTCAATTAAAACTGGAATTTTAA
- a CDS encoding phosphohydrolase, producing MIKAYNKRKIFNDPVYGFISIKHDLIHDLIEHPYFQRLRNIHQLGMTHLVYPGALHTRFHHALGAMHLMNRAIETLRNKGVEITEKEAIGATAAILLHDIGHGPFSHALENTFIEGISHEAISLAIMKEINRQWKGKLDTCIAIFENQYPKKFLHQLVSSQLDMDRLDYLKRDSFYTGVSEGVISTDRIISMLTLHEDNLAVEEKGIYSVEKFIIARRLMYWQVYLHKTVIAAENLIINILKRAKELASKNKKLFATPALQFFLYNQINKEDWEKNSAIINHFVLLDDYDIMASIKVWTQHNDPVLSDLSKRLIYRNLYKIKIQNTPFDNYLIKQISENLTKKYKWKEEWTHYYIVTGTIQNNAYNPQNDKINILKKDGTVYDIADAADLLNIWALSEPVTKFFLCTPEKIDL from the coding sequence ATGATCAAGGCATATAACAAAAGAAAAATTTTTAACGATCCTGTTTATGGATTTATTTCCATTAAACACGACCTCATTCATGACCTTATCGAACATCCTTATTTTCAAAGATTACGCAACATTCATCAGTTAGGCATGACTCATTTGGTTTATCCCGGCGCACTTCACACACGTTTTCATCACGCACTCGGCGCAATGCATCTGATGAACCGGGCCATAGAGACATTAAGAAACAAAGGCGTAGAAATAACCGAGAAAGAAGCCATCGGCGCAACAGCAGCAATTTTATTGCATGATATAGGCCATGGTCCATTTTCTCATGCATTGGAAAACACTTTCATAGAAGGCATTTCCCATGAAGCCATTTCATTGGCCATTATGAAAGAAATTAACCGCCAATGGAAAGGTAAATTGGACACGTGTATTGCCATCTTCGAAAACCAATATCCAAAAAAATTTTTACACCAATTGGTATCAAGCCAATTAGATATGGACCGGCTTGATTATCTTAAACGGGATAGTTTCTATACAGGTGTATCGGAAGGTGTAATAAGCACCGACAGAATTATCAGCATGCTCACATTACATGAAGATAATTTGGCCGTTGAAGAAAAAGGAATCTATTCTGTAGAAAAATTCATCATTGCCCGGCGTTTGATGTATTGGCAGGTCTATCTTCACAAAACAGTTATTGCCGCAGAAAATCTTATTATCAATATCTTAAAACGTGCTAAGGAATTGGCGTCTAAAAACAAAAAACTTTTCGCCACGCCGGCTTTGCAATTTTTTCTCTATAATCAAATAAATAAAGAAGATTGGGAAAAAAATTCCGCTATAATCAATCATTTTGTCTTGTTGGACGATTATGACATCATGGCTTCCATCAAAGTATGGACACAACATAACGACCCTGTTTTGTCCGACTTGTCAAAACGGCTCATCTACCGCAATCTCTATAAAATAAAAATTCAAAACACTCCGTTCGACAATTATCTTATCAAGCAAATCAGCGAAAATTTGACAAAAAAATACAAATGGAAAGAAGAATGGACACACTATTACATTGTCACCGGAACGATACAAAACAATGCCTATAATCCGCAAAACGACAAAATCAATATTCTTAAAAAAGACGGCACGGTTTACGACATCGCCGATGCTGCCGATCTTTTAAATATTTGGGCATTATCAGAACCTGTAACAAAATTTTTTCTTTGCACACCGGAAAAAATTGACCTATAA
- the lpxD gene encoding UDP-3-O-acylglucosamine N-acyltransferase: protein MNKFSAKQISEIVAGQIIGNPDKTVTAFSKIEEAGPDSLSFLGNDQYSPFLFSTKAGVLIISKHLLPKNFTNNDMTLIVVPDAYQAFTKLLQLYESMIQKPSGLEQPHHLGKNVTLGKDIYIGSFAYIGNNCTIGKNVKIYPHVYIGDRVTIGDNTILYPGVKIYHDCRIGQNCIIHAGTVIGSDGFGFIPNSDHQREKVPQIGNVIIEDNVEIGSNVSIDRATIGSTIIRKGVKIDNLIQIAHNVEIGENTVIAAQTGIAGSTKIGKNCMIGGQVGIVGHISIADEVKIAAQSGIGSSIKEKGAIVQGSPAFGIGEYKKSYVLFKNLPKLAETIEEIKKKTNLK, encoded by the coding sequence ATGAATAAATTCTCGGCAAAACAAATATCTGAAATTGTTGCAGGCCAAATTATTGGCAATCCGGACAAAACAGTAACTGCTTTCTCCAAAATTGAAGAAGCAGGCCCGGACAGCTTATCTTTTTTGGGAAATGATCAATATTCACCTTTTTTGTTTTCTACCAAAGCCGGTGTATTAATCATTTCAAAACATTTATTGCCGAAAAATTTTACAAACAACGACATGACCTTGATAGTCGTTCCTGATGCATACCAGGCCTTTACCAAACTTTTGCAGTTATATGAAAGCATGATCCAAAAACCTTCCGGCCTCGAACAACCTCATCATCTTGGCAAAAATGTAACTCTTGGAAAAGATATTTACATCGGTTCGTTTGCATACATCGGAAATAATTGCACTATCGGCAAAAATGTCAAGATTTATCCCCATGTATATATTGGCGACCGCGTTACCATTGGAGACAATACCATATTATACCCCGGAGTAAAAATTTATCATGATTGCCGGATTGGACAAAATTGTATTATTCACGCAGGGACTGTCATCGGTTCGGATGGTTTTGGATTTATTCCCAATAGTGACCATCAACGTGAAAAAGTACCACAAATCGGCAATGTGATTATTGAAGATAATGTAGAAATCGGATCAAATGTCAGCATTGACCGTGCCACTATAGGATCTACCATCATACGTAAAGGCGTCAAAATTGACAACCTCATTCAAATTGCCCACAATGTAGAGATTGGAGAAAATACTGTCATTGCTGCTCAGACAGGCATTGCCGGATCGACAAAAATAGGTAAAAATTGCATGATTGGCGGGCAAGTTGGAATTGTCGGGCATATAAGCATTGCCGACGAGGTTAAAATTGCTGCCCAATCTGGCATCGGATCATCCATCAAAGAAAAAGGAGCCATAGTGCAGGGCTCCCCTGCATTTGGTATAGGCGAATACAAAAAAAGTTATGTTTTGTTTAAAAATCTGCCCAAACTTGCAGAAACCATTGAAGAAATAAAGAAAAAAACAAACTTGAAATAA
- the fabZ gene encoding 3-hydroxyacyl-[acyl-carrier-protein] dehydratase FabZ has protein sequence MADLQKTLKSEVVIEGIGLHTGKKSTIRIKPAPENHWFKFQRVDLPDKPIIPADADYVIDTSRGTTLGTGDATVYTTEHLLAALLGLEIDNALIEIDGPEIPILDGSAYPFVEAIQKVGIQEQKMPKNYWILKENITYEDAERKIEMLAVPQDEFRITVMVDYNSPILGTQHASMYNIREFVPEISRCRTFVFFRELEQLAKRGLIKGGDLSNAIVLVDKPVSQEELDKLSKLLNKPKVEIKGIGILNNVQPHFYNEPARHKLLDIVGDFALIGQPIKAHILAARPGHYGNVAFSKIIKKTIKEEKKKAPVIDVNQPSLMTVEDIKKRLPHRFPFLLVDKIVELTDNYVIGVKNVTYNEAYFQGHFPDEPIMPGVLQIEALAQTGGVLVMKNIPDPENYSTYFLKVENFRFKNKVVPGDTLILKMEMLEPVKRGISYMRGTAYVGDKIVSEGNLMAQIVKVKNS, from the coding sequence ATGGCTGATTTACAAAAAACACTAAAATCTGAAGTTGTCATAGAAGGAATTGGATTACATACCGGCAAAAAATCCACTATAAGAATAAAACCTGCTCCGGAAAATCATTGGTTCAAATTTCAACGTGTCGATTTGCCTGATAAACCTATTATTCCCGCCGATGCTGATTATGTGATTGATACTTCACGTGGGACAACTCTTGGCACCGGAGATGCCACCGTGTATACCACCGAACATCTTTTGGCCGCACTCCTTGGACTTGAGATAGACAATGCACTCATTGAAATTGACGGCCCGGAAATTCCCATTCTTGACGGAAGTGCATATCCATTTGTCGAAGCCATTCAAAAAGTCGGCATTCAAGAACAAAAGATGCCTAAAAATTATTGGATTCTCAAAGAAAACATTACATACGAAGATGCCGAAAGAAAAATTGAGATGCTTGCCGTTCCTCAAGATGAATTCAGGATCACGGTGATGGTCGACTACAACTCCCCTATCCTGGGCACTCAACACGCATCAATGTATAATATTCGTGAATTTGTGCCCGAAATATCCCGATGCAGGACTTTTGTGTTTTTCAGAGAACTTGAACAATTGGCTAAACGTGGCTTAATCAAAGGAGGAGATTTATCCAACGCCATTGTTCTTGTTGACAAGCCCGTGTCGCAAGAAGAATTGGACAAATTATCAAAACTCTTGAATAAACCCAAAGTAGAAATCAAAGGCATAGGCATCCTCAACAATGTTCAACCTCATTTTTACAACGAACCCGCCCGTCATAAATTACTTGACATTGTTGGTGATTTTGCCCTGATCGGACAACCCATCAAAGCACACATACTTGCCGCAAGACCCGGGCATTACGGAAATGTGGCTTTTTCAAAAATTATCAAAAAAACTATTAAAGAAGAAAAAAAGAAAGCTCCCGTAATCGATGTAAACCAACCCTCATTAATGACTGTGGAAGATATCAAAAAACGCCTGCCCCACAGATTCCCATTCTTACTTGTGGATAAAATCGTTGAACTGACCGACAATTATGTGATAGGCGTAAAAAATGTCACTTATAACGAGGCCTATTTTCAAGGACATTTTCCGGACGAGCCCATCATGCCTGGAGTTTTGCAGATTGAAGCATTGGCACAAACCGGCGGCGTTTTAGTGATGAAGAACATCCCGGATCCGGAAAATTACAGCACGTACTTTCTGAAAGTTGAAAATTTTCGTTTTAAAAATAAAGTTGTCCCCGGTGACACCTTGATATTGAAAATGGAAATGCTTGAACCGGTCAAAAGAGGCATTTCTTATATGCGAGGAACTGCCTATGTTGGAGATAAAATTGTTTCTGAAGGTAATTTAATGGCTCAGATTGTCAAAGTAAAAAACTCATGA
- the lpxA gene encoding acyl-[acyl-carrier-protein]--UDP-N-acetylglucosamine O-acyltransferase: MSINIHKFADVSPKAKIGDNVVIEGFTTIYEDVEIGEGTWIGPNVTIMDGARIGKNCKIFPGAVIAAIPQDLKFKGEYTTVEIGDNTTIREYVTINRGTADRFITKVGNNCLLMAYVHVAHDTIVGNNVILANSVQIAGHVVIEDYAILEGIVAVQQFVRIGKHSFIAGGSLVRKNVPPYVRAAKEPLSYIGINSIGLKRRQFPQEDILEIENIYRTLFVKGFNTSKAIEKIKSEFPDSVYAKEITQFIVDSPEGIIKGLV; encoded by the coding sequence ATGAGTATCAATATACACAAATTTGCGGATGTTTCACCCAAAGCAAAAATAGGAGATAACGTCGTCATTGAAGGTTTTACCACCATCTATGAAGACGTAGAAATTGGAGAAGGCACATGGATTGGCCCAAATGTTACGATTATGGATGGAGCCCGTATCGGAAAAAATTGCAAAATTTTTCCCGGTGCGGTCATTGCCGCAATTCCTCAAGATCTCAAATTTAAAGGAGAATACACCACCGTCGAAATTGGCGATAATACGACTATCAGGGAATATGTTACCATCAACCGAGGTACGGCTGATAGATTTATCACAAAAGTGGGAAACAATTGCCTCTTGATGGCTTATGTGCATGTTGCCCACGATACCATTGTCGGCAATAATGTCATTTTGGCCAACTCCGTACAAATAGCCGGACATGTGGTCATTGAGGATTATGCCATTCTGGAAGGAATTGTGGCAGTGCAACAATTTGTCCGTATCGGTAAACATAGTTTTATCGCAGGTGGTTCGTTGGTGCGAAAAAATGTACCTCCATACGTCAGAGCTGCAAAAGAGCCCTTGTCGTATATCGGCATTAACAGTATAGGTTTAAAACGTCGTCAATTCCCTCAAGAAGATATTCTTGAAATAGAAAATATCTACAGGACATTATTTGTGAAAGGATTCAACACATCAAAAGCTATAGAAAAAATCAAATCAGAATTTCCGGATAGTGTTTATGCAAAAGAAATCACCCAGTTTATTGTCGATTCTCCCGAAGGAATCATTAAAGGACTGGTTTAA
- a CDS encoding lantibiotic ABC transporter ATP-binding protein gives MQVTLHDIAKQYNRRYLFKNVNFVFSSNHTYGIIGENGSGKSTLLKIIASYLLPSKGKVIYTLHNQNLDAGVLHKHLSIAAPYMQLPLDLELDVFLNIHYTLKPSLLVQNIDDWMEWCNLTEHRRKKIGEFSSGMIQRLKIGLAFFSDASLILLDEPASNLDQINTDWYQNMLQKFHKQKTILVCTNHPSMELPVYDEIIEIKQWS, from the coding sequence ATGCAGGTTACCTTACACGATATTGCCAAACAATACAATCGTCGGTATTTATTTAAAAATGTCAATTTTGTTTTTTCCTCGAATCACACATACGGAATCATCGGTGAGAATGGCTCAGGCAAATCCACATTGTTGAAAATCATTGCTTCTTATCTTCTTCCCAGCAAAGGCAAGGTCATTTATACTCTTCATAATCAAAACCTCGATGCCGGAGTTTTGCACAAACATTTGAGTATTGCCGCTCCATACATGCAGCTGCCTCTCGATTTGGAACTGGATGTTTTTTTGAATATCCATTACACACTAAAACCTTCACTTTTGGTTCAAAACATCGATGATTGGATGGAATGGTGCAATTTGACTGAACACCGAAGGAAAAAAATCGGTGAATTTTCTTCCGGGATGATTCAAAGATTAAAAATAGGATTGGCTTTTTTTTCAGATGCAAGTTTGATATTGTTGGACGAACCGGCATCCAATCTTGATCAAATCAACACCGATTGGTATCAAAATATGTTGCAAAAATTCCACAAACAAAAAACCATATTGGTTTGCACCAACCACCCTTCTATGGAATTGCCGGTTTATGACGAAATTATCGAAATTAAACAATGGAGTTAA
- a CDS encoding putative transcriptional regulatory protein yields the protein MGRAFEYRKERKFKRWSNMAKTFTRLGKEITIAAKQGGPNPESNPRLRALLQNAKAANMPKDNIERAIKRATAKDANDYVEMVYEGYAPHGIAVLIETATDNPTRTVANIRSYFNKFNGSLGTSGSVEFLFEHKCFFKIKPEGIEDIESFELEMIDFGVDEIFEEDGLIILYGEFKDFGNIQKALENKGVEIVSSGFERIPLTTKELPPDQKEEVLKLIEKIEEDDDVQNVYTNLKD from the coding sequence ATGGGAAGAGCATTTGAATATAGAAAAGAACGCAAATTCAAGCGTTGGTCAAACATGGCCAAAACATTTACACGGCTCGGCAAAGAGATTACGATTGCTGCCAAACAAGGTGGTCCCAACCCTGAAAGCAACCCACGTTTAAGAGCTCTTTTGCAAAATGCCAAGGCAGCCAATATGCCAAAAGACAATATTGAAAGAGCCATAAAACGAGCCACAGCCAAGGATGCCAATGACTATGTAGAAATGGTATATGAAGGATATGCCCCACATGGCATTGCCGTTTTAATTGAAACCGCAACCGACAACCCTACCCGAACAGTAGCCAACATCCGTAGTTATTTCAACAAATTCAACGGATCGTTGGGCACATCCGGCAGTGTTGAATTTTTATTTGAACACAAATGTTTTTTTAAAATAAAACCGGAAGGTATTGAAGATATTGAAAGTTTTGAACTTGAAATGATTGATTTCGGTGTAGATGAAATATTCGAAGAAGATGGGTTGATTATTTTGTATGGAGAATTTAAAGATTTCGGAAATATTCAAAAAGCCCTTGAAAACAAAGGAGTTGAGATTGTCAGTTCCGGATTTGAAAGAATACCGCTGACTACCAAGGAATTGCCACCCGACCAAAAAGAAGAAGTGCTGAAATTGATTGAAAAAATTGAAGAAGACGACGATGTACAAAATGTTTATACAAATTTGAAAGATTAA
- a CDS encoding ABC transporter permease codes for MKSQIFVEILKEAYRSIKAYRLRAFLTIMIVAIGIMALVGILTAIDAIQLSLKSNFSMMGANTFTIRNRGLNVHFGSSGGKLKKYPPITFKQCMDFKKIYDFPAGIAISAIATGSAEVHYLNKKTNPNIQLMGGDLNYALATGLTIEEGRNFTENEIIYRQPVCIVGNEIVKILFDGLPSKAINQKIVVNGQKYLIIGVFALKGSSFSFGGDRAVVIPVTTMNQLYPDPNRSFTISVVVNDAEDLNTAINHAIYTMRKVRKNRPGQENTFEIVKSDSLSKILLENLSLVTLFASAIGLITLLGAAVGLMNIMLVSVTERTREIGTRKALGATQKLIRNQFLTETVLICQFGGIVGIILGVIIGNITASIVGGVFIIPWGWMMLGFILCFITGVLSGYYPAKKAASLDPIEALRYE; via the coding sequence TTGAAAAGTCAAATTTTTGTCGAGATATTGAAAGAGGCCTATAGAAGCATCAAGGCCTATCGCTTACGTGCATTTCTCACCATCATGATTGTTGCCATAGGTATCATGGCTTTGGTAGGAATATTAACAGCCATAGACGCCATTCAACTGTCATTGAAATCAAATTTTTCCATGATGGGAGCCAATACTTTCACGATCCGTAACCGAGGATTGAACGTACATTTTGGGTCATCCGGCGGTAAATTAAAAAAGTATCCTCCCATTACCTTTAAACAATGTATGGATTTTAAAAAGATTTATGATTTTCCCGCCGGCATCGCTATTTCTGCCATTGCTACGGGTTCTGCCGAAGTTCACTATTTAAACAAAAAGACCAATCCAAATATTCAATTGATGGGAGGTGATCTGAATTATGCCCTTGCGACCGGTTTGACCATCGAAGAAGGAAGAAATTTTACCGAAAACGAGATAATATACAGACAACCTGTATGTATCGTTGGAAATGAAATTGTAAAAATCTTATTCGATGGATTGCCGTCGAAAGCCATCAATCAAAAAATTGTGGTGAATGGTCAAAAATACTTAATTATCGGTGTTTTTGCCCTGAAAGGAAGCAGCTTTAGTTTTGGTGGAGACAGGGCTGTAGTGATTCCTGTCACCACCATGAATCAATTGTATCCTGATCCAAACAGAAGTTTTACCATCAGTGTGGTCGTGAATGACGCCGAAGACCTCAACACAGCCATAAACCATGCCATTTATACAATGCGGAAGGTAAGAAAAAACCGGCCCGGTCAGGAAAACACCTTCGAAATAGTGAAAAGTGATTCATTATCCAAGATTTTATTGGAAAATCTGTCTCTGGTCACCTTGTTTGCATCTGCCATAGGACTTATTACCCTGCTTGGAGCAGCAGTAGGGTTAATGAACATCATGCTTGTTTCGGTGACAGAAAGAACAAGAGAAATAGGCACAAGAAAAGCGCTTGGGGCCACACAAAAGCTGATTAGAAACCAGTTTCTCACCGAAACTGTGCTAATTTGTCAATTTGGAGGAATAGTAGGTATAATACTGGGCGTAATTATAGGTAACATTACGGCTTCCATCGTAGGCGGAGTTTTTATTATTCCCTGGGGCTGGATGATGCTTGGATTTATATTGTGTTTTATCACCGGTGTTTTATCGGGATATTATCCGGCCAAAAAAGCAGCATCTCTCGACCCAATTGAAGCTTTAAGATATGAATGA